Below is a window of Ornithodoros turicata isolate Travis chromosome 7, ASM3712646v1, whole genome shotgun sequence DNA.
aaaattaaacataCGGCGGTCTCTGTGCTGATGAAATGAGACGTAATGCGATAGCATTACTGCTGGTTCGCTGAACTGCTAAGAAATTAGGCGCGTAATTTAAAATTCTGGAAACGCTTCACTGAGCACCGACGCCCACTCAGCTCGCATCTCCTTAACATGATTATCGATCCACAGACGATTACATACTGAGCATGTTCCAAATGAATCGCTCACGAACGGCCGTTTCAACTGAAGATCCGCTCCCACATACGAAACGAAATTGTCTCTAGTCGCTCTCCGCTTTCGCTGTGCAGCAACATGGCGCGCCCTTTATCCCCTTGtcgtttctttttgttgcggaatagcaagccgacggcccgtttggctgacctttccccagTTTTTTTGTCCTTtcgtttaataaatatatctccccaCCACCCCCCCCTTATCTTTGTCGACGGACCTGCAACGAAGCAAGACGTATATCTCTCGCTGCTCGGGAGTCTCTCCTGCACGTTTCTTTCGCTGCGCCTTTGACATGTTTTCTCTTCTGCTTCATCTTCTATTCTTGAGTGAGAATCCGTTTTCATGGTTGTCCCATGGCCATATTTTGTAGTAAAACCCACCACACATATCCGGTGTTATACTCGACAAGCCGCTCCTGACCCCATACCCACGTGGTCTGATACCTGCGCGGTGAGCCGCGCCGACAGAGAGGAAACCAAGTGAGTTTGCAGGCTGCGCCACGCTCCGTGCCTTGCTGCGCCGCGCATGTGCAGCTCCACTGCTGTatctgtggcgccatctatcgccgCTCAGCGGTAGTAGCGTACTAGTGAGGTTTCACTCACATCGCACAGAAAATCCTGGGCGGTACAATAACAgcaaagagaagaaaaagcTGGCTTTGAGAAAACAGCGTTGAAGCATCTGACCGATAGGAGAACATCGAAGCGGATATGGAACATGTCGTTGTTCTTTCTTTGTCCctgtgtttttcctgggttgtGTTCAGACGCTGTGAGCCGagtgtcggcgcagttccccatgaagtcggcatGGGACGCAGGACTTTGTCAAGCTGCATGCAGCCATATCAGGCAGGCGAACAGCTCGATAACAACGCTCCTTTCTCCTAACACACAGTCATGGTTCTGCAGGCACAGGGTTGCCAGCAGAAAGAGATCGGTACACATTCACCACGACGTGTATAGTCTCTTCTGTAACCAGAattggggaaattacttttatttgtaTTATTTTTACTTTACTATTATAGtgttaccattactcattacagtTTCGTAATGTACTGCATTACAAATCCCACTACCTTGGCATTACATTTTCCCAGAAACCTGTGACCCCATCCGGTCTCTGACATAATCTTATGTGGTGCCTGAAGTGCATAATGTAAAGAGACGGGATGAGTCGTTTACTTCGTTACACATTGCTGTTGTTACAGTAAATACAGCTTCAACGGCCTCGGTGGatcagtcggtagcgtgctcGCCTGCTCATCCCAAGGGTACGGGTtcaatcccggccgaggacgccagcaccTTGGTGACAGGGCACgacttagacacgccgtcttccgcgagggacgttaagtgTGCCGTGTGCCCAGATTTCGCCGCACGGCgccgtcgctcatgatcatagttttCTCGCGCACTATCAATATAGAAAACAGGATTAGGATACAGGTTTATGAGGCAAGCACGCTGGTGTAACGCACTTATGGGCAACTAATTTCCTTCACTATATGAGAAGCAACAGAAACGGGACGTCCCGTCGTGTGTGTGCCCTCTCTGTTGCGCCTCGTACTCAAGGAATATGCTGCCTACTACATATCAACATAGTTTACGCAATATAGTTacttatacagtcaaactcctttacaacgagaCTCAGgggacaggaaaaaaaaaatcgcagcaaaggtattttcgttaaaaaagatgtccattattggacctataggactccagcgggaccgcaaaaaaatttgctgtagtggtattttcgttaaaaaggtgttcgatataaaggagtttgactgtatgaaTTTATATGAGCAGGTATTTATAATCTAAATGAACAACCACGGATCAGACCAAATGCAGCGTAGAACGGGTTGGCgttcaataaacctctacccgagaaacgtcaccatgacgttggtatagacagactgaaaccgaaacaaatcggaaggggagggctgggttccacgaatgggcacttgttcgctgcctcctaagGCACCATCGTGACcatcagggaccatcgtaatcccctcaagaccgtggctttcgggcgcgaccttgttcgcccctagcttctactctaccaaattggtggcgctgtcgaacactatgacgtcatttgtttacaaacagggagaggtctattacacTCCACTTGGACCCTGTCCTCCTTCTTGATTGTGACCTGGTCAGTGATAAAAGTGGCCGGAAGAGCTCAACTTGGGGTTTTTCATTGCCTGTCCCAGGCACAATCCGTCACTACTGACTTTAGAAAATGTCTGAATTTTCAACCCAAGTAAACAGTAATCTCATTACGCACTACCTCGCCAAAATGTAATGACATTACATTGCTTATTACTCCTCCGCAAATTGTAATGCAACAACGGCAACAACTTGTAATGCATTAGCATTACTCATTACCGGGATGTACTGCATTACTCCCTATCTCTGTCTCTGACTGTATAACGACCCCCTCTACAAAGAACTTGCTCTGTCAGGAAGAATAGTTTGTGTCAGGAATTCTCAAGAATGACCGCATTCTGACGAATGCGATCCTGTCTCGAAGATCTCCTCAACATCGAGTGGGCGAAGCGAGTGACTGCTCGATCGCGATAACGTATCCATTGCTCCCAATCCCAGTTATAATCGCATCACAATAAGCCCGAATTCGCGTTCCAGATCTCCGCGGTCTCTTGAGCTCCTTCGAACGCATGGAGGATTCCGCTCGTGAAGCGAAGTAATGAGACTGTTTGGATTACGGATTGCGATAATTCGCCCACTTGGTCGCCAGGAagaatctcccccccccccttttatcCGTTGAGTAATAAGGAATGAGTTTGACCGAAGCGCATTGATGTCATTCGGGAATGAGATGACCAGAGGTGAGTATATTCACCTCACCCTCATCTCAGGTTAGATGAAGCAATGATTTAtgaagaccccccccccccccccgtacaaCCAACCCCCAAATGTTTTGCGACACCCCTCTAACGTTTTTCTCTGTGCAATCCCTACAGAGGAGGGCTTTGTCATTTCAGCCTTAGACACCAGCTGCTGTTGAAGAACTGGAGTTTGGAATAAACGACACGGGCGGAACACAGGTGGACGGGAAGAGACTAGACTGTATCGTACGCGTCGTTTACTCCAATCTCAGGGTAATGTCTGCCTATTCTCAGGATTTCCatctctgggggggggggggtgtctcGGCACCCCCAGGAACATGTCACAAACTGCCGGCATCACCAGGGGCGgttttaagggtctgtcatggggggggggcggtattaaggaaatttcgtgctttgcggagcagcatcgtccaggagataaggtttttacatagggaacacgaccgtatggggggggggggcgaccgcccccccttaaatccgcccctggtgaTGCCGGCAGTTTGTGACATGTTAGCAGTGACCACGTGATTGTGACACAAGCGCCAGGTATATTTTGATTACGCTCTATatcatgaaaagaaaagggcaTAGTGGTTTTCCACCACGCCCTTGTCTGCTATGCACCATTCTTTTTAAAAACTGCTGGGGCAATTATGCTTCATACAATCATACCCCCACCGCACACGCGAAATAAACTTTCTCCGCTTTCACGTCCTAGCCGGCGTCTGGTGTGACGGAAGGCGAGCCAGCTTTAGGCAAAGGTGAATCGTCAGCGCCATCTCCTTTACGACAGTAGAAGCTGCGTCCAGTTTCGGATTCGTCCTCCTTGTGGTCGCGCCCTCTGTAGTAGCTACGCAGTATCAGCAGTACCAGCAGTACCTCTGAGAACCGACAGGAGGAATTGAATAGTAACGATCATTCTCCAATGGAGGAAAGAACTGAGGCTTTTCCCAACGAGCTCGATGTGAGTCAATGCTCGAACAAGTGAAAATAAGACATGACAACAATCGAGAATTTCCATCAACATATTCGCAGGTTCACGCGTGTCTCAGTTAGCGCTTTTTGAACATAAAGGTGTTCTACGACCTGTGTAATTGAAGGAGTTACTTCCTACACGAAATTCAAATTCGAATGGCAATTCCTTGACTTCAAATATATTTAAATTAAATTATTCTATACTCCTCAATAACTATGGCTGTGTCATTTGTGGTAAAGAAGGAACATACCCTTTGGCACACCTCCCGTTCGAGCTATGACGTCAGAGGAGCTTCGACCATTCCCCTTGGGtcccgtaagcacgtgacctctctggTGGCCGCTGCCGCACTGTCTGCGTGCATGCAGTCCCGCAGTCTCAATCGCGGGAGTTCCTGTTCCTCCTTTCACTGTAGTATTTTTaatgcaagttaatgcagacacAAAAGACGGGTAAATGAAGGAAAAAAGAATGCTGAGGGTACAAgatgcttagacacgccgtcttccgcgagggacgttaaatacggggtgccgtgtgatgagctttcatcgcacgttaaagaaccctcaggtgggcaaaagcaatccacagaccgaccgctgtggcgtcgctcatgatctcagttgtctcgcgacgtaaacacccaattattaattaaagAATGCTGAGTGTGTAGGATTGAATTTAAAACTATTTCCAAGTAATCGTTTTATTCCAAGCTATACTTTGGGGTACTCAACTTCTTGCACACTGAGTGATCACTGCGTATAAAGGAATATACTGGTCTTTATTTTAATTATATATGCTCAAAAGGTTAAACGTATGCGTTACAACATGCAGCATCAATAAGCAGGAGCGCTGCCAGGATTTTCtcccggagggggggggggggggtgcgtcAACAGCGCCCGCAACTACATTGTCTCGAACCAGAAACCCTATTGTTTCTGGAAGCCGGGCGGGGGCAACGGCCCCCTTGCCCCCCACGTGACGGCGCCCATGTCAATAAGGTACATCAACAGTACAAGCAGCTATTCCGATTTCAACCTTTTTAGTTTACGCCGGCGTGCAGATCAGGAGAGAGACAACTATATGACACTGTGGCCCTAAACCACTGTTCTTTGGTGGCTATGCCTTCTGCATGTCACGGAAGAGCTTTATAAACCAAAAAATgacagaaaaagagagaaaagaacgaAACCGACCGCGTGCACGAATGAAAATTCGTGTGTGTGTCTGAAAGGACAGTTTATCCAAACGCTGTTGGTTTAGACGATGTCCTGTATGAAACGGACATAGCCCTCAGCAGCGAGGAAACAGGCTTCAAGTAAAGTTTTTTCCTGGTACACAAGAGTGGCGTAGTCGGGTGGGAGTGGGGGGAGGAGGGAATCCTCCTTACTCATGTAAGGTTCCATAGGACCCCTCCCGAAGtacttttctggctacgctactggtCCACGGTACCATAAGCTTCCCGTTTCCACGTTGGGACGGCCGTGTCCCTTCCTCAACAAAGACGTGTACCCCAAGGCCTCTCTTGCCAGACTTAGTTGTCGCACTGAtggactccttttttttttcctgaccgTGCGGTACAAACCATTACAAATGCGTGTGACATCGTCTTTCTTGCGGTGGTTTGTAGCGGCAACACGCTCCACTGAACGCTGAAGACGTACCTATAGACAGACACTCGTGTAATCGTACTCGGTTCCTCAGTCATCATTGCTTGCGAAGACGCTGGCTGTAAGAGAGTTCCTAGTCAATACTTCCATAAACGCCGATGTGATAAGTCTATGCTCGTCCCCCATCCCATTAGCCTTCGTACATTTAAGCATACATGGTATTCTGGTGCAACAACGCCAGACGGCAAGAAAGAGACATTATACAGATTGCTGTCTGCAAAGTCCGTGTCACCCACGATTTTCCTTTGGAGCTGTGACACCTCAAGACTGCGATATGGCACCAAGGCACTTCTATATTACCTATATCCGATTCATACTTTTCTGGCAACCCTGCGACTACTGTGTCAAGAACCTCTTGCAAAACCCGATTGAAAACTCGTGGTAAATCAACGTCCGTAGAACTAATAAACACCGATTTAGTTCACGTGACCAATTTATCAAACCCTGCTGAAAAGCGCTTCCCAGTCATCCATCCTGATCAGACGCCGAAGTCTGTTCTGCGGCTTTTCGTGCGCTGTCTGCTGGCTCCAGAAGGCTGGCTGTGTTTCATCAATGCAGAGCTGgctcaatggtcattggtttcaatgcgTCTCCCTCACCTTGGAGTCTCTAGGTGACTTTGCCAATGCTGGTGCTCTAGGTGCCAAATATAGGAACACTTGATGCCCTCCAGGTAGCAATACAAGAAGTACTTGAGGTACTATATTGTCGACTGCGTCAGTACATGAACGCCCGCAGAGACTTCTTGGTGGGCCAAAGAATAAAATATAAATTAATATGTTTAACTCTGGTAAAGTAATTCCGAAAAGCATTTTCCAGTCATCCAGCACGATCACACGTCGGAGTCCAGTCTCCTCCGAGGCCCAGGTCCTGGACTCCAGTATGTCCTCGAATCATACGCCCGCGCACGGAAAGCCGTCCGTGATGCGCGAGCGCGTACACTTTGTCTCTCGTGCCAAGTAGCTCTGGCTCGACTTCTGGCTACTAGGAGTGGAGCCGCCATGCTGCGTGCTGGTACCACGACCTACCTATGCTAGATATCTGTTGTGGTACGTCATGCGTTGCCAATAGTCCACGTGCGACGAGGCGACCCCCATTCACTCAGCTTCGAGCGGTTCACCTTCATCCATACCTCGATCGCACAGCCAAAGTGCTGTGTATTTGACTCTACCTCTAATTATTTCTTCCACAGATGCGGCTTTCTTGCTCTTTCTTGTGTGCCGACTGCGGTGCAGGCGATAGTTttccagttcttttttttttttttcggagacGCACAAGCCCAATTTCCCCATTGTGCAACGCATGCCTATCTCACTGTAACCGCATGGCTATTCCCAAAGTAGAGGTGAATGGAcgaatgaaaaaataaaatacaatacaataaaaAAGTCAGCATTTCAAAGAGATTTCGAGTTGGTCAGCATTTGAAAACCACTTTTTCTTTGTATCCTGAAAGGTCAACTGACCAACCGCGCGATGTTGGACCTAGATGCAGAGAAGGAAGCTGTGCATTGATATCCGGCTTCTGCAACGTCCAGGATGCCTTGCGTGATATGCGGATATGTCGTTCCTGAGGGAGGCCAGTGCAGTTGAAGGGGCCTATTACCAGCTGGACATTGGACGTCGCTGCATTGACCGCAGCAGAGAATGCCCGGCGTGACGAGTGTCCACTGGTACGAAGTGGCGATAGATCCGTATGTCGTCAAGGCATCTATGGGTGGCCCTTCAGCATCCGCCACCAGCCGCTGTCAGACTTCCATATTCTTTTGCTGTTTTGTCAGTTTTGTGATTACTTCGCACTTTTCACACCAGACTGCGTAATCCCTATCTGTGttctctatcttttttttttgttgtatcTAATATGGCTTTCAAATAAATAGAAGACACTGCTAATCGACCGCGAGTAAGATGTATACATTGCAGAGTGTGTGCAGACCGTTACTTCCCACCACTTTATTCCGTTGTGAATAAGAATGCCATTCGCAGAACACATATGCTAAGTGTTCAGTATTTCGCGCAAGAAAATTGGTATTAACACAAAGCGTTGACGAAGGCAAAACGATAATGCACCACATCTGGACATGGAAAATACACGCGTCTATTTTGTTCTTTCAAGCGGAGGCACTTACTTGAATGTCCGGCGTTCAGATAACATATACGTAATCACATTTCACTTTGTGTTGAGCGCGCAGGCGGAAGAAGTGCACAGAGAGAATCTCAGAGAAAAACTCATATTGCAGTATCTCGTTCGACCAGCAATACACATTCCTTATAGTAATATGAACTGGAAAAGTAAAGCGAAACGAGGGTACCCAAGACGTCGAAATAACGAAAACTTTATGCGGTCTCTTGAACGGTGTTTATCAGACTGAGTTGAAGAGTATCGCTTGCTAACTTTGCTTTTGGACAACTTCAGAATGCTGTAATACTTCCCGTTGACACCAACCTCAGATCATCACTGCAAGCAATAATCTGCATTTCTCCCCAATACTTTACGTGCGTCCAAACAAAACTTGTGCACGCAGAAAATACGCGACGCACTGCATTTCCTATACAAGGCGCGAGACTCTAACTTCTTGCAAGATGGCTTCAGACCAGCGGAACAAGGAGTGAAATTGAATCCACACTCTGCGCTTGTCCTACACACATCAGCGCGTCAAAACCTTAAAATCATTACTAACGACACCTGACACACACCCGCCTTCTTGACAGCATCGGTCCCAGTTGCTACCGCACTAGCTGATGACCTGTCTTCCGTTCAATCAATGATGTCCTAAATATGTCATCATCTGCATTCTTTAGCCCAGGCATGCAGGACGGGGGGGACATCGCCGCTGCAGAGCAAGCACGGAAGAAGAGAGCTACGCGATACTTCCACAGACGCCCATGCGAATTGTCCTCGCCGCTCACCTGCGGTACTCGCTCGCATTCCAGAGCTCCCTCCTGAGAGGAAGCGGAAAGCGCCTCGAACAGGtctcttttattattattatgttccGCTTGCATAGAAAACGTGGGTGCTGTGGAGGTGAAAAGCATGGGAGAGGTGTGCCACTGCTCATGTACGTGTGTTCGCACGTGCCCTCTCCCAAACCGGTTTACCTGAAGCCCGTCCTCCAATGGGAACGCAGAATCCAACCGAAGATGCCAACTATCCTCTCCCCGCATACTTCGCAGCGTTGGTCGCCCATGACGGTAAAGAAAGTCGAGCTGGCAGCTTTAGAGTTTTTATGTGACTAGATACTAATTTTCGAGTGTGTATTGATGCCCCACGCGTCTGTGTTCGTTTGTGTGCACCCGTACCGGTGAATGGAACAGCGGGAGCGTCTGCTACCTGGAGGTTCGTTGCTCTGTTATTGTGTCGATTGTGACCGAGAAGGCTCGTCGTGAGAGACACGATGGCGACGACGCCGATCTGTCGTTGCCGTGTGCTGTACCTCGGTTCTGCCGTGCCTCATATCACGAAGGATGGATTGCAAGGGATTCAAGAGCCCCTTCGGGAGCTCTATCCCGAACAGGGCCCCGTAGCTGCCCGCGGTATCGACTCGTGGCTTAGCGTCTGGAGCAATGGAATACTCCTGGAAAATGTGGACGAGTCACGTCGACAACACACCAGGTTCTTTCCCATAGAGACCCTCCATTACTGCGCTGCTGTGCGACATGTTATCGTGCCCGGATCATCTGGAACGGAACACGTAGAAAAGTTCCTGCCACTGGATAGTCCTTTTGCCAGGCACGCGGGACCTCTACAGCCTCCGTTGTTCGCCTGTATCCTACGCCGGACCATTGGAATAAAAGTTCTGGAGTGTCATGTCTTCATATGCAAGAGGGAAGCTGCGGCGAATGCCCTGGTGCGCTGTTGCTTCCACGCGTACGCGGACTGCACCTACGCCAAGCAATTAGATGAGAACCCATATTGTCTCGAGGGACCACCAAGGAGAGCGCAATCTGTAATGGGCTTGGATACGGTGCAGAAGGTGGAAGCTTGGAGGCACAACCACACGGAGCACCAGAACGGAAATTCAGCGACACAGGGAGGCTCAATTATGCTGGATGAGGAGACTGAGGACGACGATGGAAACTACAAAGTATGGACTGGCCCAGCTCCACGTGAGGTCGTCTACATGGATAACACAGGAACGCTGCGTAGTGTTCACTCATCTGGAGGCATGTCTCGCTCTTCGCGGCCTCGACAGCTAACTACTCCGCCAAGAGCTCCTCCACCACCCCTGCCCCCGCTACCTCCCCCGACATCTAGTAAATCTAATGACAAGGGTACTGCGAAGTCAAAGAAGAAGTCAAAGAAATCGGGCACTGCTTCAAAAAACGGACTTGGCGTCATATCTGGATATGGCAACGGCTACCCGCCCCCTCCCATGATGGTCCACCATTCAGAGCGCATGAGGAGACCACCGGAGAGACCAATGCTGTACAGCGCAGAAGAACCAACTTATATACCTGCAGTGCGAGCCATGAGTCCAACTTCGTCCTATCAACCCGGGATGTACCCTCATGAGCAGTACTTTATGCAAAATTACGGAACAGCTCCGCGTCCTCAAAAGATCAAACCGGACCAGTCTTCCAAGAAGGAGCACAGGAAGGACTCTTCAGATCCAGAATCCGGGTCGCCCTTCAACACTGGAATTTACAGGAAGAAAGGACATCTGAATGAACGGGCTTTTTCATATTCCATAAGGCAAGAGCACCGTTCGCGGTCGAACAGTTTAGCTAACCTTCATTTCCTGAACGGTGGTGATGCTTCACCCATGACTAATGGTGAGGCCGGACCCAGTGCCTTGAACAAGAAGGACCGCGAGCTTGCTCAAATGGTCAGTGACCTTGACCTCAGAGACACTAACGGATATAACGGCCACCACAGGTCCATGACACCGGACTCGAATTTTATAAGAAAAAAGCCGTCAGCGAAGGGGCACGCTAGATGAGAGCCAATCTTGTCATTGTGCGGTGCGACGACACAGACCTGCCAAGTTCTTCGATTATGGGAAGCATTCCAGAGGCCAAGGCACACACAGGCCAAGGCATCGTGCTTGAAGTTTATCCCATCACAACATGCATCGAACCGTGCCCTGTTCGAGAGCACTTGTACTACCACAATGTGGATTAATGGTCCTTTGATCGTTATTCCTTCAGGAACCGCTCCTCAGGATTCCCGCGCACAGAGATCTTTAATGGAGCTTGAAGTCCCGAAGCGTGTGCAGCGTCGCACGGCTCGATGATTTCTTTGAACTTCACTGAGAATCCGAGGAATGCTCAAGTTACGGTGGATTTGATTATTATTACCGTGGTTCGTGAGGATAACGTTATTCTGTGCACGCATGGATGCgtgagtgtgtgtgttgtgtgtgctgGCGTGCAAGAGAAGCAGGAAGACGGGCAGCGTGATGACGTATGGACTACACGAAGGACggtaatgaaaaaaagaaagcgtttgTGCCATTCTTGTGCTGAAACATTTTCATTCCCCAGAAGCCATTGTTAGAAGTACTCGTATAGATGACTCTGTATTAGTTCGGTGTTACGTCTAACCACAGTAACGGGAACGAACCTGCTCTACAGGTAAAATATATTTGTTGATTATGCGCGTGTTTCTCCTTAACGTCTCTATCGAATAGAGCACCTGTAGCATGCATGAATAAATTTTTACGTTTATTATGACCGACTTCGTTAGTGGCCTTTTAATATGTCGGCCTCCAAAAGTAGCCTGCTTTTATCAGCTTTACGGTCACAATGTTGCGACATCTATCGCCTCATGATCACTCGCGACAGAAGGGGGACAACTTTTCTAATATGTGGCGGGCATAAACTGGATTCTGAGCATGTGTAACAGGCTGAGGAATGGCGTCGTCCCTGGCGGAATCAGGTTCCTTCAAGGATGACCACAGGCTTTTTTCCTCGGGTTATAATATGTATATTGAATGGCTTTGTAGAGCGTGCGCTGGATAGATTATTCTTCGACGCTAAACAGTTACTTGAGGAGTGTTCCACTCTTGGACGTTGGCTCAATCCTGGACACCAGCGCTGGGCTCTTTGATCACTCGTGACTTTTATAACAGCCACCCTGGACTCTACTGGACGAACTCTAAACTTCTGCCACGGTACATTCGCGTGCTACGATGATGGCATACCACgcctagactgggaggtgacccgggttcgaatgcgGGCgtcggctatgctgtctgggtATTTCTCCTGGGTTTTTTGCTCAGACGCTTAAAGGTTTTGTCCGGACAAAAAAacgcagttgaactgaaggtgcgATCGGAATAGCTGGTGCCGGAAGTATACATGTAaccggaatatttcgttttgaaACTGTCGGAAACActagaaaatgaatttaatcggattttgcagccggctgcgcgctcccggctgaattcaggcaacagtgtgcggacCGATGTCAATGGAGTCGGTTTTGAAGGCAGGCTGCCCGTCACGAAATGCGGTCTTCCGACGCGCAATCTGCTGCCGAGCAGTCGCTAGAAACATCTGCATTCATGTTTTCGGTGGCATCGGATTGCAACTCCTGACGACGCCGTCACCTGAGCGATCAGGAATCGCGCCGGCAATGGCAATTACGTCACCCGAAGAGGCGAAACAGGGAACGGCCGTTtcaaccggaagctggcagttggtttcgaattcgGTGTTTTTGACGGTTTATGAAAAAACACGACCAAATTTTGCTAAActtttttgctgttttcttCTTCGAAGGCATCTCTAAGTAGATATCACATTAACTTCTTAGTTCCGGATTCctcgcggacaccacctttaagaCAGATGATGGCACaattccctctgaagtcggcccaggacgcacgaacCCCCCACCCTCcccgcgatagtcgtgacgttgcccatttGAACGTGGCCGCACTACGGCAAGCAGCTCCATCACCACAACATTTCGCGTGGAGCATCAATTTATCATTTActatttgttgctgttgtttttaTTCGAAGAGGTAATTGGTGATTACCAAGAGAAGTCTGGAAAGAACGGATACTctttaatgatgaaagatggaagtcattgaaaaggttagccaggctgtaggactcgaacccacatcttctggattaccaggtaattaccggtaatccagaagatgtgggttcgagtcctacagctggctcaccttttcagtgacttccatctttcattatTAATTTCTTAgacacttgaggctttgtatgtatttgtcctt
It encodes the following:
- the LOC135399845 gene encoding uncharacterized protein LOC135399845 gives rise to the protein MATTPICRCRVLYLGSAVPHITKDGLQGIQEPLRELYPEQGPVAARGIDSWLSVWSNGILLENVDESRRQHTRFFPIETLHYCAAVRHVIVPGSSGTEHVEKFLPLDSPFARHAGPLQPPLFACILRRTIGIKVLECHVFICKREAAANALVRCCFHAYADCTYAKQLDENPYCLEGPPRRAQSVMGLDTVQKVEAWRHNHTEHQNGNSATQGGSIMLDEETEDDDGNYKVWTGPAPREVVYMDNTGTLRSVHSSGGMSRSSRPRQLTTPPRAPPPPLPPLPPPTSSKSNDKGTAKSKKKSKKSGTASKNGLGVISGYGNGYPPPPMMVHHSERMRRPPERPMLYSAEEPTYIPAVRAMSPTSSYQPGMYPHEQYFMQNYGTAPRPQKIKPDQSSKKEHRKDSSDPESGSPFNTGIYRKKGHLNERAFSYSIRQEHRSRSNSLANLHFLNGGDASPMTNGEAGPSALNKKDRELAQMVSDLDLRDTNGYNGHHRSMTPDSNFIRKKPSAKGHAR